In Dama dama isolate Ldn47 chromosome X, ASM3311817v1, whole genome shotgun sequence, one genomic interval encodes:
- the PJA1 gene encoding E3 ubiquitin-protein ligase Praja-1 isoform X2, which yields MGQESSKPIWPKPAGGCQSNTGRRYGRRHAYVSFRPSTSQKERISSQRKTPSKVPMHRSAPSQTTKRSRSPFSTTRRSWDDSESSGTSLNADNEDYSSTSRWRETASADEGHLDGLARRSRGEGSSGYPEPKYPEDKREARSDQVKPDKVPRRRRTMADPDFWTYSDDYYKYFEEDSDSDKEWTAALRRKYRGREQNLSSSGESWETLPGKEELEAEQARVNASAGASAGSSGSNELEEVRGPSLQEEERASPEEGEVSWLQYNENESSSEGDNDSGQEFLQPGVFMLDGNNNLEDDSSVSEDLEVDWSLFDGFADGLGVAEAISYVDPQFLTYMALEERLAQAMETALAHLESLAVDVEVANPPASKESIDTLPEILITEDHSAVGQEMCCPICCSEYAKGEVATELPCHHYFHKPCVSIWLQKSGTCPVCRCMFPPPL from the exons ATGGGTCAGGAATCTAGCAAGCCTATCTGGCCCAAGCCAGCAGGAGGGTGTCAGTCCAATACAGGCAGGAGGTATGGAAGAAGGCATGCTTATGTCAGTTTCAGGCCATCCACGAGCCAGAAAGAAAGGATTTCCAGCCAGAGAAAGACGCCATCCAAAGTCCCAATGCACAGATCAGCCCCCAGTCAAACCACCAAGAGGAGCCGATCACCGTTTTCCACCACTCGTCGTAGTTGGGATGACAGCGAGAGCTCAGGAACCAGCCTGAATGCTGATAATGAGGACTACTCCAG CACTTCCAGGTGGAGGGAGACTGCCAGCGCTGATGAAGGCCACTTGGATGGCCTGGCAAGAAGGAGCAGAGGTGAGGGTTCAAGTGGCTACCCTGAGCCGAAGTACCCTGAAGACAAGAGGGAAGCCAGGAGTGACCAAGTGAAGCCCGACAAGGTGCCTAGACGGCGACGAACCATGGCCGACCCCGACTTCTGGACATACAGTGATGACTACTACAAATACTTTGAAGAAGACTCTGACAGTGACAAAGAGTGGACTGCGGCTCTGCGTCGCAAGTATCGTGGCCGGGAGCAAAATCTGTCATCCAGCGGTGAGAGCTGGGAGACTCTGCCaggaaaagaagagcttgaagctgAGCAAGCCAGAGTGAATGCCAGTGCTGGTGCCAGTGCTGGCAGCAGTGGCAGCAATGAACTTGAAGAAGTTCGAGGGCCATCTCTCCAGGAAGAGGAAAGggcatcccctgaagaaggagaaGTTTCTTGGCTCCAATACAATGAAAACGAGAGCAGCAGTGAGGGGGATAATGATTCTGGTCAGGAGTTTCTGCAGCCTGGTGTCTTCATGCTGGATGGCAACAATAACCTTGAAGATGACTCCAGTGTCAGTGAAGACCTTGAAGTGGATTGGAGCCTCTTCGATGGATTTGCGGATGGGTTGGGGGTAGCCGAAGCCATTTCCTATGTGGATCCTCAGTTCCTCACATACATGGCACTTGAAGAACGCCTGGCCCAGGCAATGGAAACTGCCCTGGCACACTTGGAGTCTCTGGCGGTGGATGTGGAGGTGGCCAATCCACCAGCCAGCAAGGAGAGCATCGACACTCTTCCTGAGATCCTGATCACGGAAGATCACAGTGCGGTGGGGCAGGAGATGTGTTGCCCCATCTGTTGCAGTGAATATGCGAAGGGGGAGGTGGCGACAGAGCTGCCATGCCATCACTATTTCCACAAGCCTTGCGTGTCCATCTGGCTTCAGAAGTCAGGCACCTGCCCCGTGTGCCGCTGCATGTTCCCTCCCCCACTTTAA
- the PJA1 gene encoding E3 ubiquitin-protein ligase Praja-1 isoform X1, whose translation MHRSAPSQTTKRSRSPFSTTRRSWDDSESSGTSLNADNEDYSRYPPREYRASGSRRGMAYGHVDCFGADDSEEEGAGPVERVPVRGKTGKFKDDKLYDPEKGARSLAGVASQFSSFNHDVREELEKLDPAPAARSSASRAEFLQPNSMASQPSSAEGKVVTNSNNLERERQEPNLPACPSRAPVSICGGENTPKSAEEPVVRPKIRNLASPNCVKPKIFFDTDDDDDMPHSTSRWRETASADEGHLDGLARRSRGEGSSGYPEPKYPEDKREARSDQVKPDKVPRRRRTMADPDFWTYSDDYYKYFEEDSDSDKEWTAALRRKYRGREQNLSSSGESWETLPGKEELEAEQARVNASAGASAGSSGSNELEEVRGPSLQEEERASPEEGEVSWLQYNENESSSEGDNDSGQEFLQPGVFMLDGNNNLEDDSSVSEDLEVDWSLFDGFADGLGVAEAISYVDPQFLTYMALEERLAQAMETALAHLESLAVDVEVANPPASKESIDTLPEILITEDHSAVGQEMCCPICCSEYAKGEVATELPCHHYFHKPCVSIWLQKSGTCPVCRCMFPPPL comes from the coding sequence ATGCACAGATCAGCCCCCAGTCAAACCACCAAGAGGAGCCGATCACCGTTTTCCACCACTCGTCGTAGTTGGGATGACAGCGAGAGCTCAGGAACCAGCCTGAATGCTGATAATGAGGACTACTCCAGGTACCCGCCCAGAGAGTACAGGGCTTCGGGGAGCAGAAGAGGAATGGCTTATGGACATGTTGACTGTTTCGGGGCAGATGATAGtgaggaggagggggctgggcctGTTGAGCGAGTGCCAGTGAGAGGGAAAACTGGCAAGTTTAAAGATGATAAGCTGTATGACCCGGAGAAGGGGGCAAGGTCTCTGGCTGGGGTGGCCTCTCAGTTCTCTAGTTTTAACCATGACGTGAGAGAGGAGCTTGAGAAGTTAGACCCAGCCCCTGCAGCACGGTCCTCTGCTAGCAGAGCTGAGTTCCTGCAGCCAAATAGCATGGCCTCTCAGCCGTCTTCTGCTGAAGGCAAGGTGGTCACAAACAGCAACAacctggagagggagagacaggagcCGAATTTACCTGCATGTCCCAGCAGGGCTCCTGTGAGTATTTGTGGTGGGGAAAACACTCCAAAGAGTGCAGAGGAACCAGTGGTGAGGCCCAAAATTAGAAATCTGGCAAGTCCCAACTGCGTGAAACCAAAAATCTTTTTTGATaccgatgatgatgatgatatgcCACATAGCACTTCCAGGTGGAGGGAGACTGCCAGCGCTGATGAAGGCCACTTGGATGGCCTGGCAAGAAGGAGCAGAGGTGAGGGTTCAAGTGGCTACCCTGAGCCGAAGTACCCTGAAGACAAGAGGGAAGCCAGGAGTGACCAAGTGAAGCCCGACAAGGTGCCTAGACGGCGACGAACCATGGCCGACCCCGACTTCTGGACATACAGTGATGACTACTACAAATACTTTGAAGAAGACTCTGACAGTGACAAAGAGTGGACTGCGGCTCTGCGTCGCAAGTATCGTGGCCGGGAGCAAAATCTGTCATCCAGCGGTGAGAGCTGGGAGACTCTGCCaggaaaagaagagcttgaagctgAGCAAGCCAGAGTGAATGCCAGTGCTGGTGCCAGTGCTGGCAGCAGTGGCAGCAATGAACTTGAAGAAGTTCGAGGGCCATCTCTCCAGGAAGAGGAAAGggcatcccctgaagaaggagaaGTTTCTTGGCTCCAATACAATGAAAACGAGAGCAGCAGTGAGGGGGATAATGATTCTGGTCAGGAGTTTCTGCAGCCTGGTGTCTTCATGCTGGATGGCAACAATAACCTTGAAGATGACTCCAGTGTCAGTGAAGACCTTGAAGTGGATTGGAGCCTCTTCGATGGATTTGCGGATGGGTTGGGGGTAGCCGAAGCCATTTCCTATGTGGATCCTCAGTTCCTCACATACATGGCACTTGAAGAACGCCTGGCCCAGGCAATGGAAACTGCCCTGGCACACTTGGAGTCTCTGGCGGTGGATGTGGAGGTGGCCAATCCACCAGCCAGCAAGGAGAGCATCGACACTCTTCCTGAGATCCTGATCACGGAAGATCACAGTGCGGTGGGGCAGGAGATGTGTTGCCCCATCTGTTGCAGTGAATATGCGAAGGGGGAGGTGGCGACAGAGCTGCCATGCCATCACTATTTCCACAAGCCTTGCGTGTCCATCTGGCTTCAGAAGTCAGGCACCTGCCCCGTGTGCCGCTGCATGTTCCCTCCCCCACTTTAA